In one Acidimicrobiia bacterium genomic region, the following are encoded:
- a CDS encoding HAD family phosphatase translates to MNAVIFDCDGVIVDSEPLSDEAWRKALRSHGYEPSDDEMATTVGLTDRAVYAKFAAVADLPPEDELIEEVMVECRRLYSTALEPFDDAVDAIRALAGNGVPLAVASSSSRRNLDIKLDRFDLGRYFDFTVAGDEVPAGKPSPDLYLEAARGLGVDASVCLAVEDSQAGAEAATAAGMRVVTVDRGHGSGRVRGFPVVSAVDASMLLTFLGRE, encoded by the coding sequence GTGAACGCCGTGATCTTCGACTGCGACGGCGTGATCGTCGACAGCGAGCCCCTCTCGGATGAGGCATGGCGAAAGGCGCTGCGCAGCCACGGATACGAACCGAGCGACGACGAGATGGCGACGACGGTGGGCCTGACCGATCGAGCCGTCTACGCCAAGTTCGCGGCCGTTGCGGACCTCCCACCCGAGGACGAGCTCATCGAAGAGGTCATGGTCGAGTGCCGCCGCCTCTACTCCACGGCGCTCGAGCCGTTCGACGACGCCGTCGACGCCATCCGGGCGCTCGCCGGCAACGGCGTCCCGCTGGCCGTCGCATCGTCGTCTTCACGGCGGAACCTCGACATCAAGCTGGACCGCTTCGACCTCGGGCGCTACTTCGACTTCACGGTGGCCGGCGACGAGGTTCCGGCAGGGAAGCCGTCGCCCGACCTCTATCTCGAGGCGGCTCGCGGGCTCGGCGTCGACGCCTCCGTTTGCCTCGCAGTCGAGGACTCGCAGGCGGGCGCGGAAGCGGCCACTGCGGCCGGGATGCGGGTAGTCACCGTCGACCGGGGCCACGGCTCCGGCCGTGTACGTGGCTTTCCCGTCGTATCGGCCGTCGACGCCTCGATGCTGCTCACGTTCCTCGGGAGGGAGTGA
- the gatB gene encoding Asp-tRNA(Asn)/Glu-tRNA(Gln) amidotransferase subunit GatB, protein MTEYEAVIGIETHVELQTRSKMFCGCPVTFGAEPNTACCPVCLGLPGALPVPNEAAIDGILAIGSALDCELVEHSVFHRKNYFYPDLPKNYQISQYDLPLCVNGRIVIDVDGEPVTIGITRVHMEEDTGKSIHVGDGGRIADAGYSLLDFNRSGVPLVEIVTEPDVRSAEQARAYGAELQQIVRALGVSDARLEEGSMRFDANVSVRPRGSAVLGTRSEVKNVNSLRSLERAIAFEIDRQIGVLEAGGRVVQETRHWNEETGATSSMRSKEESEDYRYFQEPDLLPLHVDDAKRAAVRQALPVLPAARRAGYAETGIGGRLAAALVATDGLGELFEEAMASGAGARAAANWVTGEVVAHARRMGVGPADTPLTGQHLAELAAMVEDGELSATAAKDVLAGVLEGEGTPAEVAAGRDLIQISDASVIEDAVDAVLADNADAVGKITAGDTKPIGFLVGEVMKATGGKADPRLVSELIRSKAGG, encoded by the coding sequence ATGACCGAGTACGAGGCCGTGATCGGGATCGAGACGCACGTCGAGCTGCAGACGCGCTCCAAGATGTTCTGCGGATGCCCCGTGACATTCGGTGCCGAGCCGAACACGGCGTGCTGCCCCGTGTGCCTCGGGCTGCCCGGCGCACTCCCGGTCCCGAACGAGGCTGCGATCGACGGCATCCTGGCCATCGGCTCTGCCCTCGATTGCGAGCTCGTCGAGCACTCGGTCTTCCATCGCAAGAACTACTTCTATCCGGACCTGCCGAAGAACTACCAGATCTCCCAGTACGACCTCCCGCTGTGCGTGAACGGGCGAATCGTGATCGACGTCGACGGCGAGCCGGTGACGATCGGGATCACCAGGGTCCACATGGAAGAGGACACCGGAAAGAGCATCCACGTCGGCGACGGCGGGCGGATCGCCGACGCCGGCTATTCCCTGCTCGACTTCAACCGCTCAGGCGTGCCCCTCGTCGAGATCGTCACCGAGCCCGACGTCCGGTCGGCGGAGCAGGCGAGGGCGTACGGTGCGGAGCTCCAGCAGATCGTGCGCGCCCTTGGTGTGTCGGACGCCCGCCTCGAGGAGGGCAGCATGCGGTTCGACGCCAACGTGTCTGTCCGGCCACGCGGTTCCGCCGTGCTCGGCACCCGATCCGAGGTGAAGAACGTCAACTCGCTGCGCTCACTCGAGCGGGCGATCGCATTCGAGATCGACAGGCAGATCGGCGTCCTCGAGGCGGGGGGCCGCGTCGTCCAGGAGACCCGCCACTGGAACGAGGAGACGGGCGCCACGTCCTCGATGCGATCCAAGGAGGAATCCGAGGACTACCGCTACTTCCAGGAGCCCGACCTGCTCCCTCTCCACGTCGACGACGCCAAGCGGGCAGCCGTCCGGCAAGCCCTGCCGGTCCTGCCGGCGGCGCGACGGGCCGGATACGCCGAGACAGGGATCGGAGGGCGCCTCGCCGCGGCGCTTGTGGCGACGGACGGCCTCGGCGAGCTCTTCGAAGAGGCGATGGCGTCGGGGGCGGGAGCCCGCGCCGCGGCGAACTGGGTCACGGGCGAGGTCGTCGCCCATGCTCGCCGGATGGGTGTCGGGCCGGCCGACACGCCCCTCACCGGTCAGCACCTCGCCGAGCTTGCCGCCATGGTCGAGGACGGCGAGCTGTCTGCCACGGCCGCCAAGGACGTGCTCGCCGGCGTGCTCGAAGGCGAAGGGACACCGGCCGAGGTGGCTGCGGGGCGCGACCTCATCCAGATCTCGGACGCCTCGGTCATCGAGGACGCCGTCGACGCCGTGCTCGCCGACAACGCCGATGCCGTCGGCAAGATCACCGCCGGCGACACCAAGCCGATCGGATTCCTCGTCGGCGAGGTGATGAAGGCAACCGGCGGCAAGGCGGATCCCCGGCTCGTGTCCGAGCTGATCCGCTCCAAGGCGGGCGGCTGA
- the gatA gene encoding Asp-tRNA(Asn)/Glu-tRNA(Gln) amidotransferase subunit GatA yields MNDLADLTIVEAGRRMRSGECSAADLLDAVIRRASFTEAHLHAYLLIDRDGAGAAAEAADAELAAGRDRGPLHGIPLALKDNLTTRGLATTCSSRILEGYVPPYDATAVARLRQAGAVIVGKTNLDEFAMGSSTENSAFGPSRNPWDPDRVPGGSSGGVAAAVAAGSALGGFGTDTGGSVRQPGSLCGVVGMKPTYGRVSRYGLIAFASSLDQIGPLARSVEDAVVLLEAVAGFDVNDSTSIPGDVPDLRAGLGAGVAGMRIGVVRELMGKGIDREVLAATGAMVDRLSDAGADIVEVSIPAVEYALSAYYLIAPAEASANLARFDGVRYGLRVDGDTTEEMMARTRADGFGPEVIRRVLLGTYALSAGYYDAFYGQAQKVRTLLRREFAAAYEKVDALVSPTSPTTAFEVGAKTADPLAMYYSDVCTIPINLSGDPGISVPIGLDDARLPIGFQVMAPALAEPVLFQVAAEVERIAAFAARPSLAASEPLPT; encoded by the coding sequence ATGAACGATCTCGCCGACCTCACGATCGTCGAGGCGGGGAGGCGGATGCGGTCGGGGGAGTGCTCGGCCGCCGACCTACTCGATGCGGTGATCCGCAGGGCGTCGTTCACGGAAGCCCACCTCCACGCCTACCTGCTCATCGACCGGGATGGAGCCGGGGCCGCCGCCGAAGCCGCCGACGCCGAGTTGGCGGCAGGGCGCGATCGCGGACCGTTGCACGGGATACCGCTCGCCCTCAAGGACAACCTGACGACGAGGGGGCTGGCGACGACGTGCTCCTCACGCATCCTCGAGGGCTACGTCCCTCCATACGACGCCACGGCCGTCGCCAGGTTGCGCCAGGCAGGGGCGGTGATCGTCGGCAAGACGAACCTGGACGAGTTCGCCATGGGGTCGTCGACCGAGAACTCGGCCTTCGGCCCTTCTCGCAATCCGTGGGATCCCGACCGGGTCCCCGGCGGGTCGTCGGGAGGGGTGGCGGCCGCCGTGGCCGCCGGATCGGCTCTCGGCGGCTTCGGCACCGACACGGGTGGGTCGGTTCGCCAGCCGGGTTCGTTGTGCGGGGTCGTCGGGATGAAGCCGACATACGGCCGCGTCAGCCGGTACGGGCTGATCGCCTTCGCATCGTCCCTCGACCAGATCGGGCCGCTGGCACGAAGCGTCGAGGACGCCGTGGTCCTGCTCGAGGCGGTCGCCGGGTTCGACGTCAACGACTCGACGAGCATCCCGGGTGACGTTCCGGACCTCAGGGCCGGGCTCGGGGCGGGCGTGGCGGGGATGCGGATAGGAGTCGTCAGGGAGCTGATGGGGAAGGGGATCGACCGGGAGGTCTTGGCGGCGACCGGCGCGATGGTCGATCGGCTCTCCGACGCCGGCGCCGATATCGTCGAAGTCTCGATCCCGGCCGTCGAGTACGCCCTGTCTGCCTACTACCTGATCGCCCCTGCCGAGGCGTCGGCCAACCTGGCCCGGTTCGACGGGGTGCGGTACGGGCTGCGCGTCGACGGGGACACCACTGAGGAGATGATGGCCAGGACGAGGGCAGACGGATTCGGTCCAGAGGTGATCCGCCGTGTGCTGCTCGGCACGTACGCGCTGAGCGCCGGGTACTACGACGCCTTCTACGGGCAGGCGCAGAAGGTGCGCACCCTTCTCAGGAGGGAGTTCGCCGCGGCGTACGAGAAGGTCGACGCACTCGTGTCACCGACGAGCCCGACCACCGCCTTCGAGGTCGGCGCCAAGACGGCAGACCCGCTGGCGATGTACTACTCGGACGTGTGCACGATCCCGATCAACCTCTCGGGCGACCCGGGTATCTCGGTGCCGATCGGCCTGGACGACGCCCGACTCCCGATCGGGTTCCAGGTGATGGCGCCTGCACTCGCCGAGCCGGTGCTCTTCCAGGTGGCAGCCGAGGTCGAGCGCATCGCCGCCTTCGCCGCCCGGCCGAGCCTGGCGGCCTCGGAGCCGCTGCCGACATGA
- the gatC gene encoding Asp-tRNA(Asn)/Glu-tRNA(Gln) amidotransferase subunit GatC, whose protein sequence is MPVDIDIAKVAKLARIALDDASLERYGRQLEVILEHAERVQALPTGGVEPTAHPIPMTNRFRGDVVTGTLERGEILAQAPSSEDGYFRVPRILDEP, encoded by the coding sequence ATGCCTGTGGACATCGACATCGCAAAGGTGGCCAAGCTCGCCCGCATCGCCCTCGACGATGCCTCCCTCGAGCGCTACGGGAGGCAGCTCGAGGTGATCCTGGAGCACGCCGAGCGCGTCCAAGCGCTGCCGACCGGGGGCGTCGAGCCGACGGCGCATCCGATCCCGATGACGAACCGCTTCCGGGGAGACGTCGTCACGGGAACCCTCGAGCGCGGCGAGATCCTCGCCCAGGCTCCCTCGTCGGAAGACGGCTACTTCCGGGTGCCCCGGATCCTCGACGAGCCATGA
- a CDS encoding MFS transporter: protein MRTPWPSSFGAEQHEGSRLTATMPLEAAALVRRYYVYSGLYTLAASIIWGINTLFLLDAGLSVTGVFVANAAFSVGTVLFEIPTGITADTVGRRASFLLSLVVLAASTILYVALAQVGAGIVAFSAVSALIGLGFTFYSGAMEAWLVDGVRHHGFAGGLDQIFSRSQIVSGAAMLVGTVGGGVVGQVDLAIPFLIRSGLLVLLFFLAFTGMHDVGFEPRRIPIRSIPAVALETGAAGLTFGWRHPSLRLLMVAGAIQNGFFFWAWYAWQPYFLELLERDAVWVAGVVAALLAVSMMIGNGIVEVVTRWCGLRTTLLLWTGTVFAGAMIGVGAVSAFLPALLLLLAAGVAMGVQMPVRQAFFHEVVPAGQRATVVSFDSMVGGVGGVVGQGGLGALADRRSFSAGYVVGGAIALAAVPILVAVRRQADSADRFVGTRPSALPSCVPQAVPAIAHVDGQVPADVR from the coding sequence GTGAGGACCCCGTGGCCCTCCTCCTTCGGCGCCGAGCAGCACGAGGGGAGCAGATTGACGGCGACCATGCCCCTTGAAGCGGCAGCGCTCGTGCGGCGCTACTACGTCTACTCGGGCCTCTACACCCTGGCCGCCTCGATCATCTGGGGCATCAACACCCTGTTCCTCCTCGACGCCGGGCTCTCGGTGACGGGCGTCTTCGTCGCCAATGCGGCGTTCTCGGTCGGGACCGTCCTGTTCGAGATCCCGACCGGCATCACCGCAGACACGGTGGGGAGACGGGCCTCGTTCCTGCTCTCGCTCGTCGTCCTGGCGGCGAGCACCATCCTCTACGTCGCCCTCGCACAGGTCGGGGCCGGCATCGTCGCCTTCTCGGCGGTCTCGGCGCTCATCGGCCTCGGCTTCACGTTCTACTCCGGGGCGATGGAGGCGTGGCTCGTCGACGGCGTCCGCCATCACGGCTTCGCGGGCGGCCTCGATCAGATCTTCTCGCGGAGCCAGATCGTGAGCGGCGCCGCCATGCTCGTCGGCACGGTCGGCGGCGGCGTGGTCGGCCAGGTCGACCTCGCCATCCCCTTCCTCATCCGCTCGGGGCTGCTCGTCCTCCTGTTCTTCCTGGCGTTCACGGGCATGCACGACGTCGGCTTCGAGCCGAGGCGCATCCCGATACGGAGCATCCCGGCCGTGGCGCTCGAGACGGGAGCGGCCGGACTGACGTTCGGGTGGCGCCACCCCTCGCTGAGATTGCTGATGGTCGCCGGGGCCATCCAGAACGGGTTCTTCTTCTGGGCTTGGTACGCCTGGCAGCCGTACTTCCTCGAGCTGCTGGAGCGTGATGCCGTTTGGGTCGCCGGGGTCGTCGCAGCTCTGCTGGCGGTGTCGATGATGATCGGCAACGGCATCGTCGAGGTCGTCACCCGATGGTGCGGACTGCGCACCACCCTGCTGTTGTGGACGGGAACCGTGTTCGCAGGAGCGATGATCGGGGTCGGAGCCGTGTCTGCATTCCTGCCGGCGCTCCTGCTGCTCCTCGCCGCAGGTGTCGCCATGGGCGTCCAGATGCCGGTTCGGCAGGCATTCTTCCACGAGGTCGTGCCGGCCGGGCAGCGCGCCACCGTGGTGTCGTTCGACTCGATGGTGGGCGGCGTCGGCGGCGTCGTCGGCCAGGGGGGCCTCGGGGCACTCGCCGACCGGCGAAGCTTCTCGGCCGGCTACGTGGTCGGAGGTGCCATCGCCCTCGCCGCGGTGCCGATCCTGGTCGCGGTGCGGCGGCAGGCAGACTCCGCCGATCGGTTCGTCGGGACGCGTCCCTCCGCCCTCCCGTCGTGCGTTCCGCAGGCCGTCCCGGCCATCGCCCACGTCGACGGTCAGGTCCCCGCCGACGTCCGGTGA
- a CDS encoding haloacid dehalogenase type II, producing MTHRMHLADFTTLSFDCYGTLIDWETGIWSALQPLVAGSAVGRAEALAAFADLESSQQRTTPSMGYRQVLERVHHGLAARFGLETAPSFDKAFGGSVGAWPAFPDSVEALRALSQHYRLVILSNVDKASLAASRQRLGVAFDAEYTAEEIGSYKPDPANFHHMLERLMADHGVEPGALLHVAQSQFHDHVPAQRLGLATAWIDRQHLSGGGSWGATVPVDLRPDVDFTFLSLAELAEAATRHR from the coding sequence GTGACCCATCGAATGCACCTCGCCGACTTCACGACGCTCAGCTTCGACTGCTACGGCACCCTGATCGACTGGGAGACCGGGATCTGGTCCGCTCTGCAGCCGCTGGTAGCCGGATCGGCGGTGGGGCGCGCTGAGGCGCTGGCAGCGTTCGCCGATCTCGAGTCCTCGCAGCAGCGAACCACACCGTCCATGGGCTATCGCCAGGTCCTGGAGCGCGTCCACCATGGGCTGGCGGCACGATTCGGGCTCGAGACGGCGCCGTCGTTCGACAAGGCGTTCGGGGGCTCCGTCGGTGCCTGGCCCGCGTTTCCCGATTCGGTGGAAGCGCTTCGAGCGCTCTCGCAGCACTATCGGCTCGTCATCCTGTCCAACGTCGACAAGGCGAGCCTCGCCGCCTCCCGGCAGCGCCTCGGCGTCGCCTTCGACGCCGAATACACCGCCGAGGAGATCGGGTCCTACAAGCCGGACCCGGCGAACTTCCACCACATGCTCGAGCGACTCATGGCAGACCACGGCGTCGAGCCGGGCGCCTTGCTGCACGTCGCCCAGAGCCAGTTCCACGACCACGTTCCCGCACAGCGTCTCGGCCTCGCCACTGCCTGGATCGACCGGCAACACCTCTCGGGAGGGGGCTCGTGGGGTGCGACCGTCCCCGTCGACCTCCGTCCCGACGTCGACTTCACGTTCCTCTCGCTCGCCGAGCTCGCCGAGGCGGCGACGCGACACCGGTAG
- a CDS encoding dihydrofolate reductase family protein gives MRSVTYSMGVSLDGYIVGPDGNFDWTPPDGEVFRFWIDEIREVGVHLMGRRLYETMLYWETADQDRSLDDAELEWTALWNPLPKVVFSTTLSAVQGNARLASGSLAEEIEGLRAEPGEGDIAIGGATLAAEAAASGLIDEYRTMVYPVLVGGGIPFFPQSERRVDLELVETHTFSSRVIYLRYRVAR, from the coding sequence ATGCGCAGCGTGACCTATTCGATGGGCGTCTCACTTGACGGCTACATCGTCGGGCCGGACGGCAACTTCGACTGGACGCCGCCCGACGGGGAGGTCTTCCGCTTCTGGATCGACGAGATCCGAGAGGTCGGCGTCCACCTGATGGGACGGCGGCTGTACGAGACGATGCTCTACTGGGAGACCGCCGACCAGGACCGATCGCTCGACGACGCCGAACTCGAGTGGACCGCGCTCTGGAACCCGCTCCCAAAGGTGGTGTTCTCCACAACGCTGTCGGCGGTGCAGGGCAACGCCCGGTTGGCCTCCGGGAGCTTGGCGGAGGAGATCGAGGGGCTACGAGCCGAACCGGGGGAGGGCGACATCGCGATCGGCGGCGCGACGCTCGCCGCCGAGGCCGCCGCGTCGGGTCTGATCGACGAATACCGGACCATGGTCTACCCGGTGCTGGTCGGCGGTGGCATCCCCTTCTTTCCCCAAAGTGAGCGCCGGGTGGACCTCGAACTCGTCGAGACCCACACCTTCAGCTCCAGAGTCATCTACCTCCGCTACCGCGTGGCGCGCTAG
- the dapE gene encoding succinyl-diaminopimelate desuccinylase, producing the protein MTSLGETLADLVATHSVTGNEGRLCTAIAERFLPLFTMDKVQRIGNSLVVGAQTGRPLISLYGHIDTVPEQEGNGASRVEDGRMYGLGTSDMKSGVAVMIHLLEDDTVRSGRYDVVGVFYDKEEGPSVENGLEEVLDRAPWLSESELAIVLEPTDLQIELGCNGVINADVTFHGRSAHSARPWLGENAVTKAGEWLTEMHGLEPVPAVVGGLEYREVFSVTMAQGGIANNVLPPSFTVNLNYRFPPLYSLAEAEARLRRVAMAADEIVVKDRAPAGSIPESNPHLARLEDIARTSRAAKQGWTDVARLTARGIPAVNYGPGETAQAHQVTESVPIVNLDRAYSVLRQLLAT; encoded by the coding sequence ATGACGTCACTCGGCGAGACGCTCGCCGATCTCGTGGCCACCCATTCGGTCACGGGAAACGAGGGCCGCCTGTGCACTGCCATCGCGGAGCGCTTCTTGCCGCTCTTCACGATGGACAAGGTGCAGCGCATCGGTAACAGCCTCGTCGTCGGCGCCCAGACGGGGAGGCCCCTCATCTCGCTCTACGGCCACATCGACACCGTCCCCGAGCAGGAGGGCAACGGAGCGTCGAGGGTCGAAGACGGCCGGATGTACGGCCTCGGGACGAGCGACATGAAGTCCGGCGTGGCGGTGATGATCCACTTGCTGGAGGATGACACCGTGAGGTCGGGCCGCTACGACGTCGTCGGCGTCTTCTACGACAAGGAGGAGGGTCCTTCGGTCGAGAACGGGCTGGAGGAGGTTCTCGACAGGGCACCGTGGCTCTCCGAGAGCGAGCTGGCGATCGTGCTCGAGCCGACCGATCTCCAGATCGAGCTCGGCTGCAACGGTGTCATCAACGCCGATGTCACGTTCCACGGCAGGTCGGCGCATTCGGCCAGGCCGTGGCTCGGCGAGAACGCGGTCACCAAGGCCGGTGAGTGGCTCACCGAGATGCACGGTCTCGAACCGGTGCCTGCCGTCGTCGGTGGACTGGAGTACCGCGAGGTGTTCTCGGTCACGATGGCGCAGGGCGGCATCGCCAACAACGTGCTGCCGCCGAGCTTCACGGTGAACCTCAACTATCGGTTCCCCCCGCTCTACTCGCTCGCCGAGGCGGAGGCCCGGCTGCGCAGGGTCGCCATGGCTGCCGACGAGATCGTCGTCAAGGACAGGGCGCCGGCGGGCTCGATCCCGGAGTCGAACCCGCACCTGGCTCGTCTCGAGGACATCGCCAGGACGAGCCGGGCGGCCAAGCAGGGTTGGACCGATGTGGCCCGCCTCACCGCCCGGGGGATCCCTGCCGTCAACTACGGGCCGGGCGAGACCGCCCAGGCGCACCAGGTCACGGAATCCGTCCCGATCGTGAACCTCGATCGCGCCTACTCGGTTCTGCGCCAGCTCCTGGCGACCTAG